In the genome of Parus major isolate Abel chromosome 3, Parus_major1.1, whole genome shotgun sequence, the window ttttagacaCAATTAAGGGTTTCTTTTTAGATTAAAACCATTTCATAGAGTAATTTTCATGCAACAGAGTAAACTTTTTTCCCTATGCTGTTTGACAGCACAGGAGATAAATGTTCACATGAACAAGCTGTTAACCATGAATGCAAATAACACTATGAACTTTAAAGAAACTATTTCAACAACAACAGTTATGATTCATGGGATACCAGCAAGGTGTGTAAACCTAAGTGTTTTGGAAATACTTTAGTTGCAGCAAGAGTAacaccaaaatatttccatttttgctgACAACACATGGAGCACCTATCAGTTCTAGAAGTGATTCTGGAAATGACACCATCACCTGCATCAAGCTTAGTAATTAATTACCAGATACATTTAAGAGattctcaattatttttaaggttttgaAACTTTAACTGGAGTACAAGTAGagtaaatattagaaaattcCTTATTATTGTCCTGTCTTGTTACAGAAGAACATTTTATGATACCTATCCCTTGCATCTGTATCTTCCAAAACCTCACAGAATAAATATGCTTTACAGGTTTAGGCATAAAATCTGTTTAGGcataaattctgtttcaaagaaaaaaaaaaaaatcagaaactaaGACCTGAATTATTTTAAGCTGGCTTCACCAGCCACTGAAATAGTATAACATCTGTCTTGCacaaaattatataatttatttcaatattcttACAAGCCTCTAATTATAcaatcaatttattttccacatcaaacaatttattttaagaaaccTTATATACATAAGAAATTATTGTAGATATCTTACATGGTAACTTATCAAGTATTCAGACAGATGTGTGTACTGCCTTTCACTCTGCCTGTGACATTACTTTCCTCCTATTTCATCAACAATGAAACTGACTTACAAATACAGTTGTTCAAAAGgtagaagacaaaaataaaaagtaagaaacatttttttgttatgaTCCTCAGAATTACTGAAAACGCCTTTGGATTTTGCCATAAATATTCAAACGgcatatgaaattaaaatctcaaaaatttGGATGTACAAATCAGTAGCTCCTGAGTTACAGTGTAGAAGCATTTTGGGCAATCAGTTGTAACACAGATGTATAGAAGGAACTTTCTCAAATactcaagtaaaaaaaaaaatgtattatagCACATGCTATTGTTCTAACAAATGCTTCagattatgtttttaaattccaCCTAAAAGCGATAGGTTCATGCTGCCATTTCATGAAGCTGTATTACAAAGAGTAATTAACACTGAATAGCTACAAaagcatttcttattttcaagTAAACTGTACAAACCCATCAGCAGAGCACTGTGCCTCACTGCAATATGTCTCCACAACCTTGTGGTGTCATGGGGGACTGTAACACTGCATTTACAGCAACattgatgttatttttttctttttttcatataatcaatcaaaattttacaaaaatatagCCAACAAACATAAAAGCATGCTGCATATTCAGTTCTGCCTAGAGACAGCACTTTGCAATTACAGCTATAGAAGTCAAGCATTTGGAAGCTATGGCTGTGCATTCCTTACACAACCACATAGTCACAACTGTGTATTGCCACAAACTTCTCTTTGTGAGGGGAAAAGATGGAAAGTGCACTTTTAATCAACTGGAGAatagaactattttttttcagcatgacATCATGTCATACATTAGCATTCACATGCAAAGTTAAGAATTTCATGTCTTGTAGTAATCTTTATAATTCAGTAATACTGAGCAAACGCCACCGCACCTCCTAATAGATTTTGTAGGACTGTATTTATCATAACTTCATGCTATTAATCTTCTCTGGTCTGCATTATGAGGTCTCAGAAGTAACAGCCTGAAAgtgccctgggcacagggacacattAACAACCAGTAAAAAACTAAATCAAGTTTCTTAGCATGCGTAAGGATTGTGTAAGAGGCAAATGTATTTGTCAAGGGTGGCCTCAACAGTGACTTTCTCTTCTTGTCCATTATACACTTTTAAACCTCTCCAGCAAATTAAGTCAACACCTTACAAACAATCTGAGTGCAGGCAAAGCAGATTTTGTCTCTCTGAGCAAGGTATTGTGTTCTTATTCCACAACTTCCATCTCTCAGTTTTTGACCCAAAGCTGTTGCTTCAAAATGCACTTGAAACaatttaacagcattttcagagGTCGGACACTGAGGCTCCAATGCACAGATTCAGTGTCCTTTACACATTTGATCAAAGCACTAAAGCTGGagtgctgctgagctctctCTGGTCAGAGAAACCTTCAGCAGTCTGACCTTCAGCTTTCTTGACTGGATTTCTAATTTCTGCAGTTCAGTCAGGTGCCTAAGGATGAGGATGAATTCACCCTGTAGGAGGCATTAAGTCAAGGATACAAAGGAGATGAGAGCAGTAAACCCCGGTCTCAAAATTATAACCCTCCCTACAATTGCCTCATAAAAATCCTTACATCTTTGTTTTTGAATACTTGACCTTGGAACCTTAAAATACCCTTCcagttttaagaagaaaataaacacaaataataaaTGTCATCAGCATTTGGAACATATTTTTCCACTGTATAGATCTCTGTTGTATGGACATAAtgagcagcagctttggagACCAGAGTAGAAGAGTAGAAATGGGCACCTAACAACTCCAGTTAACCTGTATGACATATGCTTCTCTACCCTGTACTTCTCTGTGCAAATGGGGCTGTATATCCTCCCTGAAAATTAAGGCAACCttctcaaaaaacaaacaaacaaacaaaaacccccgagcaaatgcatttgaaaaataaaaataaatacctcaacagaaggaagcagcagtgctTGAATCTCATACATACGCTGCTGACAGGCCACCTGCAGATCAAGTCTGCATTAAATCTAAAATCCAATTAATGTAACTGCTTGGCTCtcattcattttctgtttgggaAGGCTTTTCTGTGTGCTTCTTTTTTGGTAGAGCTTTGTAAATAGACAGTATCTTCAATATTCTTAAAATGAGATTGTCCTGTCTCCCACTAACCTTTGTACCAGATGGGACAACTCTCCCTCAGGCAAACTGGCTAACATTCACTTGTGctttaaaattgaaattcaATTTCCAATTCTACATGAATATTTATAAGCTGTCACCCAATAACTTATCACTTAATGTAACACAAACTACACTCAAAACATCAGAAGAATATGtctgtaattaatttctgaattctcTAAAATAGTAACTTTAATGCAATGCATGGAATGACGTGGAGcataaattattctgaaataagtAAATTCACGCTTATGTGGCACTGGGGAAATTGTTTCTGAAGCAAATTTTTCACTTGTTAAGCTTTCACTCATTAAACTCATACTCAgtgatgaggaaaaaataataaggaCAACTAAATATTCATCTTAAAGATCTTCTGAcattggacattaggaaaacaaaatgtattgAAATGCACATTAATTTACGTATACAAAGACAGTTTATAAGTTTTTGCACAACATTAAAGTCTTCCACAGGACAAAAAGAACTAATcacttgggaagaaaaagcacaaaaaaaatctctactgAAGTCAAGCATGGAACAGAGAAAGCAATTAAAGTCAGACTTAATCTCTCTTTCAGATTACAGATTATTTGACTAGAGACCAGCATCAAACTGAATTACCCCGTATTTTCCACTTACCATCCAGTCAGGTTCAGAAGCCTGAATTTGTTCACCTTGTCCAGGTTTCAGGCCAACCTGAGTGTCAGATTTCAGTGTTCTCAAACTACAGAGAGGCGCAGGATGAAACTTATTCAAGGCTTGATGAAATGTGACACTGTATTCCCATTTTCTATCTCCTGTCAATTTTCTATAGTTTAGATCACCTTTGAAAAGGAGCAAGTTTGACTTCTGTAGCTCAGCATATAAGTCAGGAGCAACTTCACTCATACTGGAAAAATCATGTGGTAAAGTCCAAAACATGTGGTCACGGAAAACCCAAACTCCCTTTTTCAAATTGCCCTCCCAGTTTATCCCACATCTAGACATCCACATATGATTAGCTGACCCCAGCTGTTTAATAGTCCAGTTAAAATCATGCTTTGTGGTATCTGATACATACCATGGAATactttttccatgaaaatagaCTTCATCAGCTAGCTTTGATGATAACAAGAAATCAGCCAACACAAGATCACTTACAAGTTCAAATCCAGCATTATCCAGGATTATGTCAACTCTAACATTACTtctttctgttctattttttttggcatttacAAGAAGTGACCAAACTTTTTCCATATCATTCACTAAGATGTAAGGTACCATGTTTTCCAGGGATTGCAAGGGACTAGATTTCTGAGAGCTGTCTTCaccagctgaaaaagaaaggtcACACTTATTGCCCCATAATGACAcctagaaggaaaaagaagaaaaaacaaaaccatcatTTACTAAGTCTCACTGTAGTTACATTCTCAACTTCACATA includes:
- the ARMT1 gene encoding damage-control phosphatase ARMT1 isoform X2; this encodes MYRIGTFVLHFFQKGVEAEKRAISFLSKLRNELQTDKPVTPLEDELPDAALWNQYLDYQRNLPNSNGEPSWFQSPWLYVECYMYRRIHAALAQNPPIDNFDVFKEGKAQNFFESQEAVIALCTYFQELLKNIKDLDEKQLQEELFKLLQVSLWGNKCDLSFSAGEDSSQKSSPLQSLENMVPYILVNDMEKVWSLLVNAKKNRTERSNVRVDIILDNAGFELVSDLVLADFLLSSKLADEVYFHGKSIPWYVSDTTKHDFNWTIKQLGSANHMWMSRCGINWEGNLKKGVWVFRDHMFWTLPHDFSSMSEVAPDLYAELQKSNLLLFKGDLNYRKLTGDRKWEYSVTFHQALNKFHPAPLCSLRTLKSDTQVGLKPGQGEQIQASEPDWMVSGKYGVIQFDAGL
- the ARMT1 gene encoding damage-control phosphatase ARMT1 isoform X3, with product MYRRIHAALAQNPPIDNFDVFKEGKAQNFFESQEAVIALCTYFQELLKNIKDLDEKQLQEELFKLLQVSLWGNKCDLSFSAGEDSSQKSSPLQSLENMVPYILVNDMEKVWSLLVNAKKNRTERSNVRVDIILDNAGFELVSDLVLADFLLSSKLADEVYFHGKSIPWYVSDTTKHDFNWTIKQLGSANHMWMSRCGINWEGNLKKGVWVFRDHMFWTLPHDFSSMSEVAPDLYAELQKSNLLLFKGDLNYRKLTGDRKWEYSVTFHQALNKFHPAPLCSLRTLKSDTQVGLKPGQGEQIQASEPDWMVSGKYGVIQFDAGL
- the ARMT1 gene encoding damage-control phosphatase ARMT1 isoform X4, with the translated sequence MSFAYFTIKDRLPQILTRVIDTLHRHKNEFFEEHGEKGVEAEKRAISFLSKLRNELQTDKPVTPLEDELPDAALWNQYLDYQRNLPNSNGEPSWFQSPWLYVECYMYRRIHAALAQNPPIDNFDVFKEGKAQNFFESQEAVIALCTYFQELLKNIKDLDEKQLQEELFKLLQVSLWGNKCDLSFSAGEDSSQKSSPLQSLENMVPYILVNDMEKVWSLLVNAKKNRTERSNVRVDIILDNAGFELVSDLVLADFLLSSKLADEVYFHGKSIPWYVSDTTKHDFNWTIKQLGSANHMWMSRCGINWEGNLKKGVWVFRDHMFWTLPHDFSSMSEVAPDLYAELQKSNLLLFKGDLNYRKLTGDRKWEYSVTFHQALNKFHPAPLCSLRTLKSDTQVGLKPGQGEQIQASEPDWMVSGKYGVIQFDAGL
- the ARMT1 gene encoding damage-control phosphatase ARMT1 isoform X1, translated to MAAVPALPVSLSGRFKGSFAYFTIKDRLPQILTRVIDTLHRHKNEFFEEHGEKGVEAEKRAISFLSKLRNELQTDKPVTPLEDELPDAALWNQYLDYQRNLPNSNGEPSWFQSPWLYVECYMYRRIHAALAQNPPIDNFDVFKEGKAQNFFESQEAVIALCTYFQELLKNIKDLDEKQLQEELFKLLQVSLWGNKCDLSFSAGEDSSQKSSPLQSLENMVPYILVNDMEKVWSLLVNAKKNRTERSNVRVDIILDNAGFELVSDLVLADFLLSSKLADEVYFHGKSIPWYVSDTTKHDFNWTIKQLGSANHMWMSRCGINWEGNLKKGVWVFRDHMFWTLPHDFSSMSEVAPDLYAELQKSNLLLFKGDLNYRKLTGDRKWEYSVTFHQALNKFHPAPLCSLRTLKSDTQVGLKPGQGEQIQASEPDWMVSGKYGVIQFDAGL